In Halapricum desulfuricans, a single window of DNA contains:
- a CDS encoding magnesium transporter, which translates to MIGSNESLGSWQANRIVRHMAPLLIALSMIVLIAGVTLEDARGLLAEYGILAVMVPTMIAAGGNLGAILSARLSTRLHLGLADLRVRDRTLWANVAAIYALGLTLFVALAVGAYTISRLTGDPAVTLFELLTIALGSGLAIVSIAVVASITATWASYRLGVDPDDVTIPVVTNVVDVLGMLVFVAVSSAVLGF; encoded by the coding sequence ATGATCGGATCGAACGAGTCGCTGGGCTCCTGGCAGGCGAACCGGATCGTTCGACACATGGCTCCGCTGTTGATCGCGCTCTCGATGATCGTCCTCATCGCGGGGGTCACGCTCGAGGACGCCCGGGGACTGCTCGCGGAGTACGGCATCCTGGCGGTCATGGTCCCGACGATGATCGCCGCCGGGGGGAACCTCGGAGCGATCCTGAGCGCGCGCCTCTCGACGCGGCTGCACCTCGGGCTGGCGGACCTGCGAGTCCGCGACCGGACGCTGTGGGCGAACGTGGCGGCGATCTACGCGCTCGGGCTGACACTCTTCGTCGCGCTCGCGGTGGGTGCCTACACGATCTCACGACTGACCGGCGATCCGGCCGTCACGCTGTTCGAACTACTGACGATCGCGCTGGGCAGCGGGCTCGCCATCGTCTCGATCGCCGTCGTGGCCAGCATTACGGCGACGTGGGCCTCCTACCGGCTGGGAGTCGATCCCGACGACGTCACCATCCCGGTCGTCACGAACGTCGTCGACGTGCTGGGCATGCTCGTGTTCGTCGCCGTGTCGTCCGCCGTGCTCGGGTTCTGA
- a CDS encoding magnesium transporter, with product MSASEEFASIYREALPVLLISLVGGLFSGLVLEIVISQADTFPGLLVAVPVFLATRGNVYGALGGRIASGLHQGLIEPRFQRDERLLNAVLASFTIAISMSIVIATLSWAALALLGWESASLPEFVAILLVAGVLTSVVLILGLLVVIFAGYKRGYDPDNLVGPIVTTLGDVFGMSFLLLATILVEAIG from the coding sequence ATGTCGGCTTCCGAGGAGTTCGCCTCCATCTACCGGGAGGCGCTGCCGGTCCTGCTGATCTCGCTGGTCGGGGGCCTGTTCTCCGGGCTCGTACTCGAGATCGTCATTTCGCAGGCCGACACCTTCCCGGGGCTTCTCGTGGCAGTGCCGGTCTTTCTCGCGACGCGGGGCAACGTCTACGGCGCGCTGGGCGGTCGGATCGCCAGCGGCCTCCATCAGGGGTTGATCGAACCGCGGTTTCAGCGCGACGAGCGGCTGCTCAACGCCGTCCTCGCCTCGTTCACCATCGCGATCAGCATGTCGATCGTGATCGCGACCCTCTCGTGGGCGGCGCTCGCGCTGCTGGGCTGGGAGTCGGCCTCGCTTCCGGAGTTCGTCGCGATCCTGCTCGTCGCCGGCGTGCTCACGTCGGTCGTGCTGATCCTCGGATTGCTGGTCGTGATCTTCGCCGGGTACAAGCGTGGGTACGACCCCGACAACCTCGTCGGGCCGATCGTGACGACGCTGGGCGACGTCTTCGGGATGTCGTTTCTACTCCTGGCGACGATCCTCGTGGAGGCGATCGGTTGA
- a CDS encoding NAD-dependent epimerase/dehydratase family protein, with product MSIIVTGGDGYLGWPAALRIADRTDDRVVLVDNFARREWVEEIGSVSAVPIASIDERLDAAEEVLGLSNLSFVEGDLTEKSFVDQLLAVHEPEAIVHAAAQPSAPYSQINGERANYTQHNNMQATRNLLWGLEEQDMTDTHFIETTTTGVYGAPEFPIPEGGATMENQGERDEVPFPAMAGSWYHLTKSHDAANLRLANSQFDIPISDVRTSIIYGTEVEETRQDPRLKTRFDFDYYFGVVAHRFAAQAVAGYPVTIYGKGEQRKPFGSLEDAVEGLARLGVMDPDEREDDHVVYNQVTRPISIVEVGETIAEVAREHDFDVEVEHFENPRDEDETHQMEIENDRYLDLIDGQDVTFREGIEDVFETLTDYEGRIESHEDRFLPGVLEPDE from the coding sequence ATGTCGATCATCGTCACCGGCGGCGACGGCTACCTCGGGTGGCCGGCCGCCCTGCGTATTGCGGACCGAACCGACGACCGCGTCGTCCTCGTGGACAACTTCGCCCGACGGGAGTGGGTCGAGGAGATCGGGTCGGTCAGCGCCGTGCCGATCGCCTCGATCGACGAGCGCCTCGACGCGGCCGAGGAGGTCCTCGGGCTGAGCAACCTCTCCTTCGTCGAGGGTGATCTCACCGAGAAGTCCTTCGTCGACCAGTTGCTCGCGGTTCACGAACCCGAGGCGATCGTCCACGCCGCCGCCCAGCCCTCCGCGCCCTACAGCCAGATCAACGGCGAGCGGGCCAACTACACCCAGCACAACAACATGCAGGCGACGCGCAACCTGCTGTGGGGGCTCGAAGAACAGGACATGACCGACACGCACTTCATCGAGACGACCACGACGGGCGTCTACGGTGCCCCAGAGTTCCCCATCCCCGAGGGCGGCGCGACCATGGAGAACCAGGGCGAGCGCGACGAGGTCCCGTTCCCGGCGATGGCCGGCTCGTGGTACCACCTCACGAAGAGCCACGACGCCGCGAACCTCCGGCTGGCCAACTCGCAGTTCGACATCCCGATCAGCGACGTCCGGACCTCGATCATCTACGGGACCGAGGTCGAGGAGACCCGACAGGACCCCCGGCTGAAGACCCGCTTCGACTTCGATTACTACTTCGGCGTCGTCGCCCACCGCTTTGCTGCCCAGGCCGTCGCGGGCTATCCCGTCACGATCTACGGCAAGGGCGAGCAGCGCAAGCCGTTCGGCAGCCTTGAGGACGCCGTCGAGGGGCTCGCGCGTCTTGGAGTAATGGACCCCGACGAGCGCGAGGACGACCACGTCGTCTACAATCAGGTCACGCGACCCATCTCCATCGTCGAGGTCGGCGAGACTATCGCGGAGGTCGCCCGCGAACACGACTTCGACGTCGAGGTCGAGCACTTCGAGAACCCGCGCGACGAGGACGAGACCCACCAGATGGAGATCGAGAACGACCGCTATCTCGATCTCATTGACGGACAGGACGTCACCTTCCGGGAGGGAATCGAGGACGTCTTCGAGACGCTGACGGACTACGAGGGCCGCATCGAGTCCCACGAGGACCGGTTCCTGCCGGGCGTGCTCGAACCCGACGAGTAA
- a CDS encoding transcription factor S yields the protein MQFCEQCGSMMHADGDVMVCSSCGHEQPRDEAAAEQFVSTESQSTDDVIETEEGANFEGKPTADDVVCEECGHTKAWYTIKQTGSADEPPTRFFKCQECGHRWREYN from the coding sequence ATGCAGTTCTGCGAGCAGTGCGGTTCGATGATGCACGCCGACGGCGACGTGATGGTCTGTTCATCCTGCGGGCACGAGCAGCCGCGCGACGAGGCCGCGGCCGAACAGTTCGTCTCGACGGAATCTCAGAGCACCGACGACGTCATCGAGACCGAAGAGGGCGCGAACTTCGAGGGCAAGCCCACCGCCGACGACGTCGTCTGTGAGGAGTGTGGCCACACGAAAGCCTGGTACACGATCAAACAGACCGGGTCGGCCGACGAGCCGCCGACGCGGTTTTTCAAATGCCAGGAGTGTGGCCATCGGTGGCGGGAGTATAACTGA
- a CDS encoding MBL fold metallo-hydrolase, producing the protein MDVYNVTADAETFTANAYLAVGEQTTLVDAGAMEGVVDVVASHVDDLDAVVLTHQHGDHVAELDAVVEAFEPDVYAYADHPLRTHAIADGDTVAVGDEDCEVIYTPGHADDHVSLVGPASLFSGDLVVHDDGAFEYGSFGRTDRPGQSRERLIESIRHLLDRLPESVEHMYAGHGSVFHGDVRDVVETALERAEKREPKYPD; encoded by the coding sequence ATGGACGTGTACAACGTCACGGCCGACGCGGAGACGTTCACCGCCAACGCGTATCTGGCCGTCGGCGAGCAAACGACGCTGGTCGACGCGGGCGCGATGGAGGGTGTCGTCGACGTCGTCGCTTCCCACGTGGACGACCTCGACGCCGTCGTTCTCACCCATCAGCACGGCGATCACGTCGCCGAACTCGACGCCGTCGTCGAGGCGTTCGAGCCCGATGTCTACGCCTACGCCGACCACCCGCTCCGGACGCATGCGATCGCGGACGGGGACACCGTAGCCGTCGGCGACGAGGACTGCGAGGTGATCTACACGCCGGGTCACGCCGACGATCACGTCTCGCTGGTCGGCCCGGCCTCGCTGTTCAGCGGCGACCTGGTCGTCCACGACGACGGGGCCTTCGAGTACGGGAGTTTCGGCCGGACCGACCGGCCCGGCCAGTCCCGCGAACGCCTGATCGAAAGCATCCGTCACCTGCTGGATCGGCTCCCCGAAAGCGTCGAGCACATGTACGCCGGCCACGGGTCGGTCTTTCACGGCGACGTCCGCGACGTCGTCGAGACCGCGCTCGAACGGGCCGAGAAACGCGAGCCGAAATATCCCGACTGA
- a CDS encoding CheF family chemotaxis protein, producing MPSVLADFTGRFSVAGSDRDGPVEGRILLGEEQLILAASETDRQTIPLTEVFDVASGNEAALIDPMAGTPLTVAYRNGSSRTTAVVAGEEATIEKFTTVLFKALLNGTAVQVKHPAKVGGRVLETAFAGGLLSLRSGGVVFDTEDGPITVPLSSIVDFDRREESVGGHRRPVVAVAHVDSGQALTTVAATETSRELSLLGRYLRRTYEDVLASLRDLSLSERETETLAALYSTGDADVSLSSVVDADARTVKRILHALHEKELVESGEHNPILTAKGQIVVNQYLERVNE from the coding sequence ATGCCGTCGGTCCTCGCGGATTTCACTGGCCGGTTCAGCGTCGCCGGGTCCGACCGTGACGGCCCCGTCGAGGGGCGGATCCTCCTCGGCGAGGAGCAGTTGATACTGGCGGCGAGCGAAACCGACCGGCAGACGATCCCGCTGACCGAGGTCTTCGACGTCGCGAGCGGCAACGAGGCCGCGCTGATCGATCCGATGGCGGGGACGCCGCTGACGGTCGCCTACCGGAACGGTTCGAGCCGGACGACCGCCGTCGTGGCCGGCGAGGAAGCGACCATCGAGAAGTTCACCACGGTGCTGTTCAAGGCACTGCTCAACGGGACCGCAGTGCAGGTCAAACACCCCGCGAAAGTCGGGGGTCGCGTCCTCGAGACGGCGTTCGCCGGCGGCCTCCTCTCGCTGCGGTCCGGCGGCGTCGTCTTCGACACCGAGGACGGGCCGATCACGGTCCCGCTCTCGTCGATCGTCGATTTCGACCGCAGGGAGGAGTCCGTCGGCGGTCACAGGCGGCCGGTCGTGGCCGTCGCCCACGTCGACAGCGGGCAGGCGCTGACGACCGTCGCCGCGACCGAGACCTCGCGGGAACTGTCGCTGCTCGGGCGGTATCTCCGACGGACCTACGAGGACGTGCTGGCGTCGCTGCGGGACCTCTCGCTGAGCGAACGCGAGACCGAGACGCTCGCCGCACTGTACTCGACCGGCGACGCAGACGTCTCGCTGTCGAGCGTCGTCGATGCCGACGCCCGGACCGTCAAACGCATTCTGCACGCGCTCCACGAGAAGGAGCTCGTTGAGTCGGGCGAACACAATCCCATCCTGACCGCCAAGGGGCAGATCGTCGTCAACCAGTACCTCGAACGCGTCAACGAATGA